The following are encoded together in the Ignavibacteria bacterium genome:
- the acsA gene encoding acetate--CoA ligase produces MPTKPSNMKTYEEEVKTFSWEISKKELEYTDGDVINIGWYCSDRICKKGNADKLALIWENAKCEEKKYTFNDIRLISNTIANFLKNLGVKDGERVCLFMDKIPELYIGFLGVLKLGAIAQPLFSAFGSESLLTRLEDAKTTAIITQKKHLPKVRNILEKMPYMKYIIVVDDDGSKPLREREYALNIEKEKMIEDFEIFPTKAETRSVLHYTSGTTGKPKGAQHVHYSLISQYISSKYVLDLKDDDIYWCTADPGWVTGTSYGIIGPWSNGVTQVVTEIGFTADNWYRFAEKQKVTVWYSAPTAIRSLMKEGTAVVKKYDLSSLRHLASVGEPLNAEAVLWSQEAFGMMFHDTFWQTETGSIMVSNYPGMKIKPGSMGKPFPGIKGTVVDLRTFLPIEKKGIVGMIAIEPGWPSMIRTYWNNEETYKSKFKNGWYLCGDRASIDEDGYFWFVGRDDDVINTAGHLVGPFEIESALLEHPAVAESAVVGKPDPVNMEVVKAFIALKPGNEPSKMLELEIMNFVRKKLSALAMPQEIEFVDSLPKTRSGKIMRRLLRAKEWGEEIGDTSTLENDM; encoded by the coding sequence ATGCCTACAAAACCCTCAAACATGAAAACTTATGAAGAGGAAGTAAAAACCTTTTCGTGGGAAATCTCAAAGAAAGAATTAGAGTACACAGATGGAGACGTTATCAACATAGGTTGGTACTGTTCAGACAGAATTTGCAAGAAAGGCAATGCAGACAAATTAGCACTGATATGGGAAAATGCTAAGTGCGAAGAGAAGAAATATACGTTTAACGATATACGACTGATTTCGAACACGATAGCAAATTTTCTAAAGAACTTAGGAGTAAAAGACGGCGAGAGAGTCTGTTTGTTCATGGACAAAATACCCGAGCTTTATATTGGATTTTTAGGAGTGCTTAAACTTGGTGCGATTGCTCAGCCTCTGTTTTCGGCATTCGGCTCAGAATCACTTTTAACAAGATTAGAAGATGCAAAAACGACTGCAATAATTACTCAGAAGAAACATTTGCCGAAGGTTAGAAACATTCTTGAAAAGATGCCATATATGAAGTATATAATAGTGGTAGATGATGATGGGAGCAAGCCATTAAGAGAAAGAGAGTATGCGCTGAACATTGAGAAAGAAAAGATGATAGAAGATTTTGAAATATTTCCGACAAAGGCAGAGACAAGGTCCGTACTTCATTACACATCGGGTACAACGGGAAAACCAAAGGGAGCGCAGCATGTTCATTATTCGCTGATATCCCAATACATTTCATCAAAGTACGTACTTGATTTAAAAGATGATGATATATACTGGTGTACAGCAGACCCGGGATGGGTTACAGGAACATCGTACGGGATAATAGGTCCATGGTCAAACGGCGTAACGCAGGTCGTGACCGAAATAGGTTTCACGGCTGACAACTGGTACAGGTTTGCTGAAAAGCAGAAGGTAACAGTCTGGTATTCGGCACCAACAGCAATACGTTCGTTGATGAAAGAAGGAACAGCAGTTGTGAAGAAATATGATTTATCGTCACTTAGACATTTAGCAAGCGTAGGCGAGCCTTTGAATGCAGAGGCGGTTTTATGGTCGCAGGAAGCATTCGGAATGATGTTTCATGATACATTCTGGCAGACAGAAACAGGTAGTATTATGGTAAGTAACTATCCGGGAATGAAGATTAAACCCGGTTCGATGGGGAAACCATTTCCGGGAATAAAAGGAACAGTTGTTGATTTAAGGACATTTCTGCCTATTGAGAAAAAGGGAATAGTCGGGATGATAGCAATTGAACCCGGATGGCCTTCAATGATAAGAACATACTGGAACAATGAAGAAACATACAAGAGCAAGTTTAAGAACGGCTGGTATCTCTGCGGAGACAGAGCAAGCATTGACGAAGACGGGTACTTCTGGTTCGTAGGAAGAGACGATGATGTCATAAACACTGCGGGACATCTTGTAGGTCCATTTGAGATTGAATCGGCACTGCTTGAACATCCCGCGGTAGCGGAGTCGGCTGTTGTTGGTAAACCAGATCCTGTGAACATGGAAGTAGTGAAAGCCTTTATAGCTTTAAAACCGGGTAACGAACCGAGCAAGATGCTTGAACTTGAAATAATGAATTTCGTAAGGAAGAAATTATCGGCACTTGCAATGCCTCAGGAAATTGAATTTGTTGATTCACTGCCCAAGACAAGAAGCGGAAAGATAATGAGAAGGCTGCTGAGAGCGAAGGAATGGGGAGAAGAAATAGGTGATACATCGACACTTGAAAATGATATGTAG
- the kbl gene encoding glycine C-acetyltransferase, whose product MYIRTKLDLAKELSEIKNSGLYKDERIILSDQKACIKVKYPDNSEPREVLNFCANNYLGLANHPDIIKSAHEILDTHGFGLASVRFICGTQDIHKQLEKLIADFYHTEDTILYSSCFDANGGLFESILGPEDTIITDALNHASIIDGIRLCKARRLIYNHSDMRSLEEKLQLAREGSDIWDHSGLEAPPHPAKNIMIATDGVFSMDGDIGKLREIIELGNKYDAMVMVDDSHATGFFGKTGRGAIEHCGVLGEVDVITSTLGKAMGGATGGFTTGKQEIIDMLRQRSRPYLFSNSVAPPVIGAAITAFEMLDKSDDLREKLRKNTEYFRSGMNKLGFDIIESVHPIVPVLFRKFEDDAVLAQNVSKDLYDEGIYAVGFFFPVVPKGMARIRIQISAAHSTNDIEKCISAFEKVGKKHGVIK is encoded by the coding sequence ATGTACATAAGGACCAAGTTAGATTTAGCGAAAGAACTTTCGGAAATCAAGAATTCAGGGTTATACAAAGATGAAAGAATAATTCTTTCAGACCAAAAAGCATGTATAAAAGTGAAATATCCGGATAATTCAGAACCACGGGAAGTATTGAACTTCTGCGCAAATAATTATTTAGGACTGGCTAACCATCCTGATATAATAAAATCAGCACATGAAATACTTGATACACATGGGTTCGGGCTTGCGTCTGTAAGATTCATCTGCGGAACGCAGGATATTCACAAGCAACTTGAGAAGCTTATTGCAGATTTTTATCACACAGAGGATACAATATTATATTCTTCATGTTTTGACGCAAACGGAGGCTTGTTTGAATCGATACTCGGTCCAGAAGATACGATTATTACAGATGCACTGAACCATGCGAGTATAATAGACGGAATAAGGTTATGCAAAGCACGCAGGCTAATTTACAATCACTCTGACATGCGTTCGCTTGAGGAAAAACTGCAACTCGCACGCGAAGGTTCGGATATCTGGGACCACAGCGGTCTTGAAGCACCGCCGCATCCTGCAAAAAATATTATGATTGCAACCGACGGTGTGTTTTCTATGGACGGAGACATAGGAAAACTCAGAGAAATAATCGAACTTGGAAATAAATATGATGCGATGGTGATGGTTGATGATTCGCATGCAACAGGATTCTTTGGCAAAACAGGAAGGGGTGCAATAGAGCATTGCGGAGTGCTTGGAGAGGTTGACGTAATAACCTCTACACTAGGAAAAGCGATGGGAGGTGCTACAGGAGGTTTCACAACGGGAAAACAGGAAATCATCGATATGTTAAGACAGCGTTCACGTCCATATTTATTCTCTAATTCTGTGGCTCCGCCGGTTATAGGTGCAGCAATTACAGCATTCGAGATGCTTGACAAGAGCGATGACTTAAGGGAAAAGTTAAGGAAGAACACTGAATATTTCAGGAGCGGAATGAACAAATTAGGTTTTGATATAATTGAAAGTGTACATCCAATAGTACCTGTGCTTTTCAGAAAATTTGAGGATGATGCCGTACTCGCTCAAAATGTATCGAAGGATTTATACGACGAAGGAATTTATGCAGTTGGATTTTTCTTTCCCGTTGTACCTAAGGGAATGGCAAGAATTAGAATTCAGATATCAGCAGCGCATTCAACAAATGATATTGAAAAATGTATTTCGGCTTTTGAGAAGGTCGGGAAGAAGCATGGGGTAATAAAGTAA
- a CDS encoding T9SS type A sorting domain-containing protein, with product MNKTISILLVFIFVSMNFKANAQWLQSDGLYGCEHVYSLTTLGNNIFAGINNEGVFISTNNGSSWTQTTFNNKSINSLAALGNNIFAGSSQIYFSSNNGNSWSQSSLNINIVEAFTVNGNKIYAGTDSGVFISTNSGISWSQFGLKNKHVTALAIYGNNIYAGTDHFGGIYLSTNNGINWSHTALNCQKIYAFISLDNKIFAGALNNPSGTGGIYVSSNNGNNWSQSSLTNNTVCAFAVYENSIFAGVYDNPIGSGGIYRSTDNGMSWIQSTIINKSVRSLVVNGNNIFAGVDNYGGIYISNNNGISWSLTSLNKLDVRSFTKLGNKIFAGTEYSGIYLSENDGAFWSQTSLSNKSVHSLLTLGSNIFAGATSYSTQKGIYRSTNEGFTWAQTGLNNLYITSLAALGNSIFAGVDNVPSGVGGVYISINNGSDWIQTGLTNKPVTCIMINGNNIYAGTYVFGNSTGGVYFSTNNGINWSQIGLNNKSVSPLATFGNNIIAGTVDLTSNQRGVYLTSNNGESWYPIGLNNRYIHSLLTLDNNIIAGTDSGVYLSSDVGVNWFNKNQGFDCIPNVNALLKTNNYLLAGTNSYSVWRRTYTETIGITQISTEIPSSFSLSQNYPNPFNSTTKIKFDVAMDSRFHENDNVVLKVYDVMGSEVQTLVNESLKLGVYEVSFDGSQLTSGVYFYKLITSGYTQTRKMLMIK from the coding sequence ATGAATAAAACAATTTCTATTTTACTCGTTTTTATTTTTGTTTCGATGAATTTTAAAGCTAATGCACAATGGTTGCAGAGTGATGGATTATACGGTTGTGAACATGTTTATTCCCTTACAACACTCGGAAATAACATATTTGCCGGGATAAATAATGAAGGTGTCTTTATCTCAACAAATAATGGTTCTTCGTGGACACAGACCACTTTTAACAACAAATCTATTAATTCACTCGCTGCACTCGGCAATAATATATTTGCCGGATCATCACAAATTTATTTCTCTTCAAATAATGGTAATAGTTGGTCCCAATCTTCTTTAAATATTAATATAGTTGAGGCTTTTACCGTTAACGGAAACAAAATTTATGCTGGAACAGATAGTGGCGTTTTTATATCAACTAACAGCGGAATCAGTTGGTCTCAATTTGGATTAAAAAATAAACATGTTACTGCACTGGCGATATACGGAAATAATATCTATGCCGGAACGGATCATTTTGGCGGCATTTATCTCTCCACGAATAACGGAATTAACTGGTCTCATACTGCATTAAATTGCCAAAAAATTTATGCTTTCATATCACTTGATAACAAAATATTTGCGGGAGCATTAAACAACCCATCCGGTACAGGTGGTATTTATGTATCAAGTAATAATGGAAATAATTGGTCTCAATCTTCATTAACTAATAATACGGTTTGCGCTTTTGCTGTTTACGAAAATAGTATTTTTGCAGGAGTTTACGATAATCCAATTGGTTCGGGCGGCATCTATAGATCGACTGATAATGGAATGAGTTGGATACAATCTACAATAATAAATAAATCGGTTCGTTCCTTAGTTGTTAACGGAAATAATATATTTGCTGGGGTTGATAATTACGGCGGCATTTACATCTCTAATAATAACGGTATTAGCTGGTCTCTAACTTCATTAAATAAACTAGATGTTAGGTCTTTTACGAAACTTGGTAATAAAATTTTTGCTGGGACAGAATATAGTGGTATCTATCTATCAGAAAATGATGGCGCTTTTTGGTCTCAGACATCATTGAGCAATAAATCTGTTCACTCCCTTTTAACACTTGGCTCAAATATCTTTGCAGGAGCAACAAGTTATTCTACTCAAAAAGGTATTTATCGATCAACAAATGAAGGTTTTACTTGGGCTCAGACTGGTTTAAATAATCTTTATATAACATCTCTTGCTGCACTTGGAAATAGTATTTTTGCAGGAGTAGACAATGTTCCATCTGGTGTGGGCGGCGTCTATATTTCAATTAATAATGGCTCTGATTGGATTCAAACGGGGTTAACTAATAAACCCGTCACATGTATTATGATAAACGGAAATAATATATATGCAGGAACATATGTTTTTGGTAATAGTACGGGTGGAGTATATTTTTCCACGAACAACGGCATAAATTGGTCTCAAATTGGTCTAAATAATAAATCTGTTTCTCCGCTTGCGACATTCGGAAATAACATTATTGCAGGCACAGTAGATTTAACTTCTAATCAAAGGGGTGTTTATCTCACATCAAATAATGGTGAAAGTTGGTACCCAATTGGATTGAATAATAGATATATTCATTCACTTTTAACACTCGATAATAATATTATCGCAGGAACAGATAGTGGTGTATATCTATCATCTGATGTTGGCGTAAATTGGTTTAATAAAAACCAAGGTTTCGATTGTATTCCTAATGTAAATGCTTTATTAAAAACAAACAATTATCTATTAGCAGGAACAAATTCTTATTCCGTATGGAGACGCACTTATACCGAAACTATAGGTATTACTCAAATATCAACTGAAATACCTTCATCGTTTTCATTATCTCAGAACTATCCGAACCCGTTTAATTCGACAACGAAAATAAAATTTGATGTCGCCATGGATTCCCGCTTTCACGAGAATGACAATGTTGTATTGAAAGTGTATGACGTGATGGGCAGCGAAGTACAAACTCTCGTGAATGAATCTCTTAAGCTTGGAGTGTATGAAGTATCTTTTGATGGTTCACAACTAACAAGCGGTGTTTATTTTTATAAATTGATAACCAGCGGATATACCCAGACAAGAAAAATGTTGATGATAAAATAG
- a CDS encoding TonB-dependent receptor: MKKLLMMLTGFIFLNSVSYSQSDESDTSKYKTETIEVNALLGVERETPITFQNIGREKIEERFWMQDLPMFLNGNTSVNAYSESGASVGYSYFSIRGFDQRRVAILTNGVPQNDAEDHQVYWVDLADITSSIENIQIQRGIGTALYGTSGIGGVINLQTINYFDKKFINFSAGYGDYNSKRYSMEYSSGLTESGFGFYSKLSKTQSDGYRDLSWSDHWSFFLSAGKTFGSNSVLKFNAYGSPIKNHLAYLGVTKDYLDGKITGDARKDRRYNFLNFDNETDNYFQPHYELVFNTQPSKNVMISNTLSYIRGEGYFITNYPVYYGYDFSYFRLNPFFTSDSSVYNSSYYRRNPDGTLYIEPGKGYVIDKSDLVTNLYVNNNDYGWYPKVQIKHNGEKGTLVIGGEARIHNSEHYGEITYGSALPQGTPDNYQYYYYEGKKNTFSVFANEVYHITPKLTGMLGLQFAYHRYSIANDKYKPYEFNVDYNFLTPRAGLNYNIDDNFRVFGNFSMANREPRLKDIYNAEDPYSKPNFRVIDTLNNIYEDPYVKPEEMLSYELGAGYTSNVLKANLNLYMMNFSNEIVSNGQLDNVGQPINGNAGKSVHQGIEFDFELRPFVNFASSNLLKNLYLTGNINLSDNYFKDYKEILGSDSLGNLIYGNDYSENKILLNPSIIANLSLNYMTDFGLNVYVTAQHIGKQYLDNSENERKNPILRNTAGYADKFINAYTVFNAGISYDVMGSVKDKKLKGYLSSLEFSLKVNNIFDRLYETSGSVDWTGTPYWIPAAERNFYVNVKVGL; the protein is encoded by the coding sequence ATGAAAAAGTTATTAATGATGTTGACAGGATTTATATTCCTGAATTCCGTTTCATATTCACAGTCTGATGAATCGGATACATCAAAGTACAAGACTGAAACGATTGAGGTGAATGCATTGCTTGGAGTGGAGCGTGAGACACCTATTACATTTCAGAATATCGGGAGAGAGAAAATAGAAGAGAGATTCTGGATGCAGGATTTGCCGATGTTCTTAAACGGTAACACGAGCGTAAATGCTTATTCGGAATCGGGAGCTTCAGTGGGATATTCCTACTTTTCGATAAGAGGATTCGACCAGAGAAGGGTTGCTATACTAACAAACGGAGTTCCTCAGAATGACGCAGAAGACCATCAGGTTTACTGGGTTGATTTAGCCGATATAACTTCATCCATTGAGAACATACAGATACAGAGAGGAATAGGAACGGCACTTTACGGAACGTCGGGAATAGGCGGGGTTATAAATTTGCAAACGATAAACTATTTTGATAAGAAGTTTATAAATTTCAGTGCGGGTTACGGGGATTATAACTCAAAAAGGTATTCGATGGAATATTCTTCGGGGCTGACTGAGTCGGGATTTGGTTTTTATAGCAAGCTTTCAAAGACTCAGAGCGACGGTTACAGGGATTTATCATGGTCAGACCATTGGTCATTTTTTCTGAGTGCGGGAAAGACATTCGGTTCTAACTCAGTTTTGAAATTCAATGCGTATGGAAGTCCAATAAAGAATCATCTTGCATATTTGGGAGTAACAAAAGATTATCTCGACGGAAAGATAACGGGTGACGCAAGAAAGGACCGCAGGTACAACTTCCTGAATTTTGACAATGAGACGGACAACTATTTTCAGCCGCATTATGAACTTGTTTTTAACACACAGCCATCAAAGAATGTGATGATTTCTAATACGCTGAGTTACATAAGGGGTGAAGGATACTTTATTACGAATTATCCTGTTTATTACGGATATGATTTTTCTTATTTCAGATTAAATCCTTTCTTTACGAGTGATTCGAGTGTTTATAATTCATCATATTACAGAAGAAATCCAGACGGTACGCTTTATATAGAGCCGGGGAAGGGCTACGTGATTGACAAATCGGATTTGGTAACTAATTTATATGTAAACAACAATGATTACGGATGGTATCCAAAAGTTCAGATAAAACATAATGGCGAGAAAGGAACGCTTGTAATAGGCGGCGAGGCAAGAATTCACAATTCGGAACATTACGGAGAAATAACATACGGAAGCGCACTGCCTCAGGGTACTCCCGATAATTATCAATACTACTACTATGAAGGAAAGAAGAATACGTTTTCAGTTTTTGCAAACGAGGTATATCATATAACCCCGAAATTGACGGGAATGTTAGGACTGCAGTTTGCTTATCACAGATATAGCATTGCAAATGACAAGTACAAGCCCTATGAATTTAATGTAGATTACAACTTTCTTACTCCGAGAGCAGGACTTAACTATAACATTGATGATAACTTCAGAGTGTTCGGTAATTTTTCAATGGCTAATAGAGAGCCGAGACTGAAGGATATATACAACGCTGAAGACCCTTACTCCAAGCCGAATTTCAGGGTAATTGACACATTAAACAACATATATGAAGACCCATACGTTAAGCCGGAGGAGATGCTGAGTTACGAACTCGGAGCGGGATATACATCAAACGTATTGAAAGCTAATCTGAATCTTTACATGATGAATTTCAGCAATGAAATAGTAAGCAATGGACAACTTGACAACGTAGGACAGCCGATTAACGGGAACGCGGGTAAATCGGTTCATCAGGGGATAGAGTTTGATTTTGAACTTCGACCGTTTGTTAATTTTGCGAGTTCAAATCTTTTAAAGAACTTATATTTAACGGGTAACATAAATTTATCAGATAATTATTTTAAGGATTACAAGGAAATACTTGGTTCTGATTCGCTCGGGAATCTTATTTACGGAAATGATTATTCGGAGAATAAGATACTGCTTAATCCTTCAATAATAGCAAACCTGTCGTTGAATTACATGACGGATTTCGGCTTGAACGTTTACGTTACGGCACAGCACATCGGCAAGCAGTATCTGGATAACTCGGAAAACGAGCGGAAGAATCCAATATTAAGGAATACCGCGGGGTATGCTGATAAGTTTATAAATGCTTATACGGTTTTTAATGCGGGGATATCGTATGATGTAATGGGGTCGGTGAAGGATAAGAAGCTAAAGGGGTACTTGAGCAGTCTGGAGTTTTCGCTGAAGGTGAATAATATTTTTGACAGATTGTATGAAACGTCGGGAAGTGTTGACTGGACTGGGACGCCATACTGGATACCTGCTGCGGAGAGGAATTTTTATGTGAATGTTAAAGTGGGGTTGTAG
- a CDS encoding dihydroorotate dehydrogenase-like protein, with product MDLSTTYMGLKLKNPIVASASPLSKTVDMVKKLEDAGTSAVVVYSLFEEQIKHEENELDHYMSYGTESFAEALNYFPAAGEFNLGPDQYLKHISNLKGAVDIPVIGSLNGISAGGWMKYGKLIEQAGADGLELNVYYLATNPEKDGTIIEEIYLRDLNKLKKSLKIPVAMKLSPYFSSMSNMAVKLDKAGADALVLFNRFYQPDIDLENLEVVPNLDLSSNWEMRLPLRWIAILYGKVKANLAATTGLHTFEDVLKMVMAGADITCMTSELLANGIERVTEILKEVEQWMTEKEYDSIEQMKGSMSQKSVADPGAFERANYMKALNNYKLLI from the coding sequence ATGGATTTATCAACAACATACATGGGGCTGAAGTTAAAGAATCCTATAGTTGCTTCAGCATCGCCGCTGTCAAAGACCGTTGATATGGTTAAAAAACTTGAGGATGCGGGCACTTCGGCAGTTGTCGTTTACTCTTTATTTGAAGAGCAGATAAAGCATGAGGAAAATGAACTTGACCATTATATGTCTTATGGAACGGAGAGCTTTGCGGAAGCACTAAACTACTTCCCTGCTGCGGGCGAGTTTAATCTTGGACCTGACCAATATTTAAAGCACATCAGTAATTTAAAGGGCGCCGTGGATATTCCTGTTATCGGTAGTCTAAACGGTATTTCGGCGGGCGGATGGATGAAGTACGGCAAACTCATTGAGCAGGCTGGAGCAGACGGACTGGAGTTGAATGTTTACTACTTAGCTACCAATCCCGAAAAAGACGGCACAATAATAGAGGAGATTTATTTAAGAGACTTAAACAAACTTAAGAAGTCATTAAAGATTCCTGTAGCAATGAAATTAAGTCCGTATTTTTCATCGATGTCGAATATGGCTGTGAAGCTTGACAAAGCTGGTGCGGACGCGCTTGTGTTGTTTAACAGGTTCTATCAGCCGGATATAGATTTAGAGAACCTTGAAGTAGTTCCGAATCTTGACCTCAGCAGCAACTGGGAGATGAGACTTCCTTTAAGGTGGATAGCGATTCTTTATGGCAAGGTGAAAGCTAATCTTGCTGCAACAACAGGCTTACATACTTTCGAAGATGTATTAAAGATGGTAATGGCTGGTGCGGATATAACCTGCATGACATCAGAACTGCTCGCGAACGGGATTGAAAGAGTGACTGAGATACTTAAAGAAGTTGAGCAATGGATGACGGAAAAAGAATATGATTCAATTGAGCAGATGAAGGGAAGCATGAGCCAGAAATCGGTCGCAGACCCGGGTGCTTTTGAAAGAGCTAATTACATGAAGGCATTGAATAATTATAAACTGCTTATATAA
- a CDS encoding acyl carrier protein, translating to METKDVILEYVRNEYLEDGDDREVTYDTPLISGGIVDSFSMVSLKVFLETKYNLSIPDAKATPEAFDSVNNIITLLKEMGVK from the coding sequence ATGGAAACAAAAGATGTAATTCTGGAATATGTCAGGAATGAATACCTTGAGGATGGAGATGACAGAGAAGTAACATACGATACGCCGCTTATATCGGGCGGGATAGTAGATTCGTTTTCTATGGTATCTTTAAAGGTGTTTTTAGAGACAAAGTATAATTTATCGATACCTGATGCAAAGGCAACACCGGAGGCGTTTGACAGCGTAAACAACATAATAACCCTGCTGAAAGAAATGGGCGTGAAGTAA
- a CDS encoding globin domain-containing protein produces the protein MAEWDILSKEDIKLIQDSFGKLSDKYQETGDILYKHLFETSPEVTKIFKGDMSEQARTFMRMIKTVVEGLNNIHIIMPAIQSMGSRHVDYGVAPEQYSNFKKSLMFAFDKVLGKDFDEKTKDAWSRLYDVLQDLMKSNN, from the coding sequence ATGGCAGAATGGGATATTTTATCCAAAGAAGATATAAAACTTATTCAGGATTCTTTCGGCAAGCTCTCTGACAAATATCAGGAAACAGGCGATATCCTTTACAAGCATCTTTTTGAAACTTCACCTGAGGTCACAAAAATATTCAAAGGCGATATGAGCGAACAGGCGAGAACATTCATGAGGATGATTAAAACAGTCGTTGAAGGTCTTAATAATATTCACATTATAATGCCCGCTATACAAAGTATGGGCAGCAGGCATGTTGACTATGGTGTAGCACCCGAACAATATTCCAACTTTAAGAAATCGTTAATGTTTGCATTCGATAAAGTTCTGGGTAAAGATTTTGATGAAAAGACTAAAGACGCATGGAGCAGGCTCTACGATGTTCTTCAGGATTTAATGAAAAGTAACAACTGA
- a CDS encoding glycine C-acetyltransferase, translated as MAYSEVIRKALLDEVTGIKTAGLFKEERAICAPQDSEIEVQYPIGSAEKRVINMCANNYLGLSSHPDVVAAAHRGLDHRGYGMSSVRFICGTQDTHKELEKKLTEFLGTEDTILFPSCFDANAGVFEAVLTDQDVMIADRLIHASIVDGIRLAKAQQDTFKHSDMKHLEEKLKLHQDKRIRLIITDGAFSMDGDLAKLDKIVELAEKYNAMVFIDEAHTSGYIGKTGRGTAEHFGVMGKIDIISTTLGKALGGASGGCISGRKEIVELCRQRGRPYLFSNAVAPSIVEASMAVLDLISKTTERRDKLEKNTAFWRKSLTEAGLIIKEGETAIVPVMLFNAKLSQDFSKDLFAEGIYAVGFFFPVVPKGQARIRTQLSAAHEMHHLEKALDAFVKVGKKYEILGKTKQEIIDRYGM; from the coding sequence ATGGCTTATTCAGAAGTTATAAGGAAGGCACTTTTAGATGAAGTGACCGGAATAAAGACTGCCGGTTTATTCAAGGAAGAAAGAGCTATATGCGCACCACAGGATTCGGAAATTGAAGTTCAATATCCGATAGGAAGCGCTGAAAAGAGAGTGATTAACATGTGTGCGAATAACTATCTTGGGTTGTCCTCGCATCCTGATGTTGTTGCGGCAGCACACAGAGGGCTTGATCACAGAGGTTACGGCATGTCGTCAGTCAGGTTTATTTGCGGTACACAGGATACACACAAAGAACTTGAAAAGAAACTAACAGAATTTTTAGGTACTGAAGATACAATTTTATTCCCGTCATGTTTTGACGCGAATGCAGGTGTATTCGAAGCAGTACTGACGGATCAGGATGTAATGATAGCTGACAGGTTGATACATGCCTCAATAGTCGACGGAATCCGCCTTGCAAAAGCACAGCAGGATACGTTTAAGCATTCTGATATGAAGCATTTGGAAGAAAAACTAAAGCTTCATCAGGACAAGAGGATCAGACTTATCATTACAGACGGTGCGTTTTCTATGGACGGCGACCTCGCAAAACTCGACAAAATAGTTGAACTTGCAGAAAAGTACAATGCCATGGTATTTATAGATGAAGCTCATACATCAGGCTACATAGGTAAAACCGGAAGAGGTACGGCTGAGCATTTTGGAGTAATGGGTAAAATTGACATTATATCCACAACACTCGGTAAAGCACTTGGAGGGGCTTCGGGAGGCTGTATTTCAGGAAGAAAGGAAATTGTAGAGCTATGCAGACAAAGAGGAAGACCATATTTATTCTCTAACGCTGTAGCTCCGTCAATCGTTGAAGCATCAATGGCGGTGCTTGACCTGATTTCAAAGACGACTGAACGAAGAGACAAACTTGAGAAGAATACTGCATTCTGGAGAAAGTCACTCACAGAAGCCGGACTTATTATTAAGGAAGGTGAAACAGCAATTGTTCCTGTTATGCTTTTCAATGCTAAATTATCACAGGACTTCTCAAAAGACTTATTTGCCGAAGGAATTTATGCAGTAGGATTCTTCTTCCCTGTTGTTCCAAAAGGACAGGCAAGAATTCGCACACAACTTTCAGCGGCACATGAAATGCATCATCTTGAAAAAGCTCTTGATGCTTTTGTGAAAGTCGGTAAGAAATATGAAATCTTAGGAAAAACAAAACAAGAAATTATTGACAGATACGGAATGTAA